The DNA region TCCACCTACCAACTTTCATGGTTTCATGGAATTCCTTCAAGTTAATTGTGAGAAAAGGATGATGCATGTGTATACTTttattatatgattattttttcTATCATGAGGGTTGAGTCTTGAGACCCAAGTACCCGATCACTGGCTCCCAAGAAGAGTGTATCCAAGCctaaaaatatatttccaatatttatattttaaaaaataattaaaaaattcttactaattaaaatttaaatgaaaaaagttatttattatattaatctaatatataatgtctacacatattattatcattaaaaaatataagaaaaaatatggtggaggcatgtgcatggtaaagtTAATGGGGAAGATAACAGAAATTATAAtgtaagggtattttagtccaaaaaattatatagtacaacgTGATTCGCACTACAAATATCTGCATAAATTAGGAATACAAAATCGATTGACacttttttagattagattattaGGTACTCAAAACAAGGTTTGCACATATTTTGGAACACAAAACTGTTTCATTTTCCTCAAATACGTTACTTCATTCCATCTTCCCAAATATGGCCCAACAGCCATCGGAGGATGTTTTATGAACGCCAAACCCGTTGTACCATGGTAGGTGGGTTAGAATAGaaagtacaaatatatatatatatatatatatatatatatatatatatatatatatatatatatatatatatatataatataaaattttttatgaaaGATTGTAAGTTGGtaaatacttaattaattagaaaatttaaaactaagttatattttttaatgctCCCTTCAATATTATGTTGACATTTAACTAAATAGTTCAAAGGAATTTGTTAAGTTAAAACAATGTTGCACATctgaaataaatatttttcaagataaataagttaaaattgaagcAAAAATATGGCAAGATAATTAATGTAAAATGCGTGAAGTAAAATGACACAAAATTTTATAGTGATTCAGATGTGATGTAATCATTGTATCTCAATCTTCTTATATTGTCCATGAGAATATTCAATCACAATTTTTATGGGTTTACCAACTAAAAGGCTTAAATGCAtgccaagtaccttgtggtttgatggcatcactgttaccatttcaaatggaAGGTCTCAGGTTTGAGTCCCATCCCAATCAAGGATGTTGGCATTATCATGTTGTTTGAGCCTATACTAAGGCTTAAATGCATAACGCCTAATTGTTCTTTTTCTTATAGTTGAATAGTCATCTGAccatttttcttaattataatttataagagcATATAACCCTCAAATTGTTGTTTGTATCCAATTTTGTATCtcttctatttaattaattgtaggTACGtatgttattaattaaataaataggtGGAATATAATACAACAGTTGATGAAGAAGAATTTACATCATTAAAAATGTTGTTTTAAACTGGAATAAGGTTTAAATTGGCCACTgtacgtaacctgaaagtgcaattaggccattgaacgaaaaaaaagtgcaattaggtcactgaacactccaaatacatgcaatttcacctgatagcagcttatcttccatttcatcaggttgtctgcttacatggatgtgagttggcattttaaaacaattttttttataataaacttttaaaaaaaattaataatttttttttaaaaaaaaacaaacaaacacgagGATGCAACGTTTATTAGAGTTTTATTTTCAAGGtattaatgatataatttatgagTCCTGTCTGGTTGGAGACGAAggaggggagggggagggggaggggtggccaccatttaaaaaataatattttttaattttatttttaatgtttattattaagaatttattttaaaatgctaacTCACCATCCATATAAGCaggtaacctgatgaaatggaaggtaactgctatcaggtgaaattacatGTATTTAAcgtgttcagtgacctaattgtactttttttcaGTTCAGTGGCTAATTGCACTTTGAATACAGATGATACAATTGTTTGTTCCTAGTAAAAATATAAGTATTTACAAAGAACAACATTATTGTACTTGTTAAATCAAGTTGAATTGCCGGCATAATGATTAATGAACAAACATTTTTCAATTCGATCATATGAAGAACATGTGgaatataatttacaaataaaagtTGGGGTAGTGTTAGTGCCTTTGTTTTTCCATTCAAAAGTCCAAATGCAAAACCATGGATTGGGCAACTAAGTCGAGAAATACGAACGCCTGATTGGCTCAATCACCCTTCAAACCCTCTTACCAAAAGCCATTCTAAAGCTTCAAAAAGCAAAATGCCAAAAGATCCCCAATTTTAGTAAACAATTCAATGCTTAACTTTGCAAACACGGCCATCGCCTTCAATCTCTACTTTCACAGGCTTTCCGTAATCAACGTTTTTGTAAACTTAGTTGCTCACAGCTGTATCTCTACGTATTAACATTATATTAGTCAAACTACAAATATACAATGTTCTTCCCTAATCTTATTTTATACGAATGCgcttaaataaaaatttaaaaaaaaagaaaaaagaaaaaaagaacatgGGGTGTAACTGAGTGGCGAGGGACTCGTCCATCCTTAAGTCCTTAACCACATCCTTAAGTCCTTAACCAATAACCAATTAATTAGGTATGAAGTAGCCTTAAATCTCTAGGTACACCCAAAAAATACTATTCATTAAATGAGAAATTCTTTCGAGTATTAGGCTTACTTTCTGAGGGACGTAACATGAGTTTATAAGGATTTAAGATTCTTTGTGTGTtatgtttataaattattttctagcGAACATTTTTCGTGTTTCCAAGTGGATCATAAATGCACAAATAAAGTTAGAAATTAttagaatttgtttttaaaaaagattGGAATTAAGAGaggatttaatttttcttaataataaacattataaatagtgggaaaagaaaatagtaattcaaatcaaattattGTTCCGGCTTGAATgtaaacaattataaattattagtatatattttgtggATCCAGTAGTGGTCTCTACAAAGTACTTAAGTACACATCCACCTTTAGCAAAATaagaaattcaataataataataataatctatactattaataaaaacaatatcctcatatttaactttccgcccaaaacagacctataatattatgatttgcgtaatattgtaaaatatggtaatacaattgtaaattaaaatagaattcctaataaaatatattcttccctacgttgtcgcccgcacgagtcaagcctttttaagttcattttgggatttcatttgcaccccccctgcgcgcgagatagagcctctatgctatacacattaataagccttagaaaaactcttgtataagtagtggtgcaaaccacttctcaaaccaatgtgggacaaaagttacttgaaaggtttttctctatatttttctaactcaaatgggtcaactttgagaactaatttctcattcacccattatcagttttgagcgtacaatatatcaattttttcgtctaactacgaagaacacgaatccactttgaccgacccaaatcgaaagtggaccccacatatatttgtaccacaatattgccagtaaaatgtcattttatgctaattttttttcaacaattatttgtccagagaatatcaacgtgttgaaggaagaagatgatatatagtgaagggcaatatcatcttcactatatatcatcttcttcctccaacataACGCtttacggtcaaccaacaattactcaactgattatcccattactcccatgtaaatttttctctaatatagttatacttactgaatatcaaaatataagtgtacctcaagatcttacaataactaaccgacgagtaattaaattaatgaatatgatgcaataatgtaaattatctacctattgcatttatacacttattttagaacactgaatttttgtgatatttgttgtaTGCAaagaagactcatactataattgcatttatacacttattcatactcatattcgatgttataatttatataattgtatatcgattcaaatatttcttaaaatattataacaaattcattccgtgcaacgcacgggtgaaaatactagtaataaataaaaaaaaaaaaggtctgaTCTTAAACTTGTCGGCAAGTAACGCATAAAATAgcttcatttatattttaaaagaaattaaaagtagaattcactaaagaaaaattaaaggcaATACAAGAAATTTAGATTGTATTatgcacatatataatatatacggagtattaaaataagGCTCAAATGAGCCGTATTGGCCcgtacaatttttatttttaattcaagcAATGTGTGaccatataattaattaattaattagattgtATGTTGGCAAAGTAAGAAATATAATTgtttgaaaaaacaaattacaacaTTTTAACTTGTATTTATGTGGATGAGACTAGATATTTTGGAATATTGGCTAGCTAGGACAtgagagttctactacatgcatttttcatttttactctCTTAAATTTACTTTATGAAGTGACAGACACTACTAAATTGTTTTGTTCATATAGGCGGTGGTGAGTCCCATGCATTATGAGTATCTACATCAAAATGTTgaccataaaaataaatatttaagaatAATAATGAAAGTACACGGTTCTTTTTCAGACATATATAATTGAAGCCTTGCGAGTATATATTCTCAATAGGCATAAATTTTAATGAGTTTTTGCATATGCGACTAGGAAAGAGAACATGGGAGAGAAGTgatagaagaaaataaaaaacaaaggaaATTAAGCGTGCAACTGAGTGTTTTAGTGCGCTTCACGCGACAAATACCCTAGCCTTTTTAATTTTGGTGGGGTCTACTGTATAGATAAAAACAAGTATTTCTATTAATACCCCAAATCTCACTCCTCATTCTTTCTTCTCTACATGTGCATCAAAATTTGTAAGAATCATCTAAATTTCACTATTATATTATTGGGGATTCTCCGAGGGTGACATGCGAAACCTAGGAATGGGTTAGGTACCCACCTATGTGCATTAGGAGGCTAGGTTCAAGGTCGGTGGCATGAGGTTTCTTTGAATATGCATGGAAAAATTAAGATTATATGATTAGCCTTGCACACAATATTCATTCAatattatttgacaatatatattcttcatatatatatatatataattctacaCACATAAACaatgtatttaaaataaatacatatttgttattgatttataattttaattaagattAAAACTTAGTATGTTTTAAATTGATGCATAAAActgatgcatgcatgcatgcatgatatTTTTCCCCTCAAAACTGGTTTGTTAGGTAAGTAGGAGGGAAGTTTACATACCTTCCTTTGATTGTAAGGGACAGGTGTAGGGACCAAATTAAAGGAAAGTAGGAAACCTCCCCTGCTAAGTAAAAGTATTCAAGCTAAGGCTGGAATTTGTGAGACCCGCAGCCGCCGTTGAATTACCAATATGTATATGTGACTATGTGAGTGCTTGTTACGTTGGGGCAATTTCTATGTACCTTAACCTACCTTCTTGACTAGGGTTTATCTTGTATTatagaccctggtccaaaaataattttaagattctatatttgtagttgacacattttgtatataaaattgataattttttttgctgTATCTGTTACTattagctatcatattatgtgttagcaattatcaagttatttttgtttacatgtacaaaaatggttaattataattacagaatgTGTCAATTTGAAGTATAAATTTGTGTATTAGAGTTAATAATGCAATATGGACCATGTTCgttggtataacaattgacacTAAAGGCcttaattattttgaattattgtgATTATGACCCAAACCAGCATTAAACTCCCTATTCCACCTTAATAATTGAGctggattaaaaaaattattaattaagacaAAATATCATTATAGTGTATACCAACAGGTCACCCTAGTTGAACCACACAATACTTTAGTCACTATATAAATATAGTGGTAATACCTCCCACTCTTTCTCATTCGGAAATCACAACAAGTCACTTCTCTTTCGTTTTTCTCTCTAAACTCTAATCTCTCTCAAATATTTCAATTCCAACAGAGAATTATACACAGATCAGAAATGGAGCCAAACAATTTGCCAGTGATAGCGAAGAAGTTTTGGAGCATTGTGAGAGCGGCGCTTTTCATGTTGAAGCAAGGCATATGCAAGAGGAAGCTTATGCTTGATCTCAATCTAATGCTCAAGCGCGGCAAGATCGCCGGAAAAGCCGCCATCCACGGCCTCATCTTCCACCGCGGCAACCACCACCACTTGTCCGTCTTCGCCGCCGCGGCCGCCGCCCACCGCCGCTCCTCCGACCCGCCTAACGAGTACGAGTTCAGCTGCAGCAACAGCCCCGCGTACAAGAAAAGCAAGCACGCGCTACACTTCCCGTGCGCTCACGCGCCGCCCACCGACGACGACAATGGCGTCGTCACCGTCAACTCGTTCATGAAGGCGCTGGAGATGCACGCGCTGCAGAGCGAAACGGCGTCGCCTGCGTTGCCGGGATTCGGGAGGACTCCGCTAGCGAGGCAGCTCAGGGTGACGGACTCGCCGTTCCCGGTGGGAGACGCGGAGGCGGACTGCCACGTGGACGAGGCGGCGGATGAGTTCATTTCCAGGTTCTACAAAGATTTGAGGCTGCAAAGtaattagagagagagagagagagaaaagctGGCTAGCAAAGATCGATGATAAATTTGTTGCGTGGATTGGATTTGCAtgcaataatattatatttttcaagtGACGATTAAATTCAAGCAATTCAATCAAAATCATAAATTATACATTATAGTATTATATCAATCATTGCGCATGGACTACTTGTGTTGCTGGGATTGGGACGTGACATTGTTACATGTACAAATTACTCGTTTAtaagagcatatatataattctccAATTTTTATTTGCATCACTCTTCTACTTAGTTTATTGTCCATATGTTATTAAATAACTAGAGGGAATACAAGGTGCTGCGATTCTTGAATGTAGTTGATTGAATGGTTGATGAAGCTAGAagagtttatatttattagaaatttaaagTGTTAGGTTACCTTGTTAGTGTAAATAAAGGCAGTGCCATGGCCAGGGCTTTATGAGGTTAGGGAGACGGGAGGCAATCCTGTTCGGAAGCTATTAGATGGTTGAATCACAAATGAGCTTGATGTTGATGGGGTGGAGGTAGGGGTGTGAATGAGCTGAGCTGATCGCGAACCGCTCGGTCATTTATGATATTAACCATCATTTCAACTTTTGTTAATTTGAGACTCTTATTTGAATTGTTAAATAGTCTACGGTTCAAGCCGTCCATGCATGTCTTGACTAGGAGGGAGGTGTTCTTTGTTAGACTTTAAGGAATGGTGTTATTGTATGTTCTCCCTCTTTCATTGTTCATGTAGTACGTTTCGATAATTCTATGCAATAATATGTTTttcttgctttcaaaaaaaaaagtttatattttttaaagaaatatcaATCCTATTTTGGGATAGACTCAATTAAAGACAAAATGTATGGACTAGCAAGTAGTGAAGTAGTCTAACTTAATGTACACACAAATATTTACAAAGAATGTGAATTCAGGATAACTGAAAAATACTCGTTTAAAGTAAGGGCATTGAGAATGACAAGTTATACCATCGACCAGgtttaccttgcattgtagatcttgatctaaaaataattttaagatgtTGTATCTGTAGGTgatataaacaatatatatatgtacaaaaactATTAACTGGAGgtacataatgtattaactaaatatacataatatttgttttagggTTCACAATACAATAGGAACCTTTGTCTATGTATAACAACTGATTGATAGTTCATGTTATATCAAGTTGAATAACCTCGTAACCAACGGATGCTGGCCGGCGCAAATTGGACAAACATTTTTCATATGAAGAACATGTGGACTTTTCAAGCAAAAGCTGCAATGTTATTGCCTTTGTTTTTCCATACCCAATCCCATTGAAGTCCAAATGCAAAGCGATTTATTGGGCAATTAAGTCGAGCAACGTGATCATATCATTGGCTTAATGTCCTTGAAAAGCTCAGACCAAAAAGCCATCATAAAGCTTCAAAAAGGGAAAGAAATCAAAAGGCAAAATACCAAAAAGCTCTCCAAGTTTAGTAAATAACTCATTAACCACATGCTTTGCTTTTGTTAACACGGCCGTGCCTTTAATCGTACTTTGACAGGCTTCAATAATCAATGTTTTTATAAACTTGGACTAATTGTATACCCAAAATAAACGCTCACTTCTAAAAGTACGTAGACTCTACTTTCATATCAtcacatttataatttattactatttttttacatcattgtaatttcaatttacaTTTTGTTAGTCCCGAGCAAGTAATAAAAGTCTAGAGAGATGGATGGGTTGAATAggttttataaaattttcattttgaaagaTAATTACACTTAGTGCACAACAGAATTCTTGTACTTGGTAATAAgtttaaatttaagaaataagATTGTAGCTTGTTGGAATATTTGAGTATGCAAGTGTTTGTGTATGTCATGGATTGAATAACAAATAAAGTAATAGAGTAAAGTATAGAGAGATTTTTATATTAGTTCGGAAAAATTTCCTACTCCATTATTTTCCTCTACACAATGAAGAATtcaataagtattttatataaaatataaagtgaTAGATTTTACACAAAGTCGTTTTATAGACGGAGTCACTTGTTCTTCACTATCTTGCCACTTCTCTTCAAGGATCTACAACAAAGTTCTCTTGAGTGGAAAAAGTATTCAATTCTAACAATGATAcggagtttttgtttttgtcatGTAAAGATAGGTGTCGTACACTTGATTCTAAATGATTCAAAGAAGCTTGAGTGCTTGATGATTTCTATGTAAGCACACTTCTCTCCCAAACGAATAATTGAATTTTGCAAGATATTGTCAAAAGTCAAATTTTGATTATGAAAATTGATtcgtttaatttttaatttaaaatatcttaaatGTCTTCAAATACAACAAGTTTTGACAAAGTAAGGCATTTTGGGTAttattaaaattcattttttaatttagtgcTAAAAATTGATCAAAACAAAGTTGagaacaagaaatgaaattactaCTATACTCAAGGGAGCAAGGTGTAATAAActctttgattaattaactaaCACTAATCCACGTTCAAGTTTTGTTATATTAAAGACTCTAAAAAGAACTTTAAATTTGTTATTAAATGCAAAAATAAAGttagaatttttcttttaaattgttttttttaaagtaaaaattaagagatgattttcaaataataaatatgatgaaTAAATTGGAAAACGAAAATAGTAACTCATTAGATTACTTTTGGGTGATGAAGAAAACTCCGGTCACTATCCGATGGTGTGTGGGTAAATTTTGCAAACCACATAGTACGTAGAGGTAGGCTGCACTAGGAAGATCATGTGTATGTAACGAGTTCGACCGAGAGAGTACGGACAACAATTGAATTCATAATGTTTGATTACGAGAATTATGATCCACCAACCTTTCGATAAATACTCTTTTTGGGCAACTCATATTAGATTGTTGTTCCCGGCCActtgaatgaaaaagaaaaaataaaaagcataaattaaaatatattatgtggaTCTAGTAGTGCGACCTTTTCACTACTTGTGGTCTCTACAAAGTAAACATCTTCCTTTAGGAAAATAAGCAAtacatgaataaataaatataaaaggtCCTAAACTTGTTTGCAAGTAACATATATATgctagcttctttttttttttttttaaaaatatagcttcatttatattttaaaagaaattaaagttacaTATACATTCACACAACTTATAATAatctacaataaaaataaagtagaaTTCACTATAAAATTGAGGTaatgaaaagacaaaaacatTGGATTGTATTATGcacataaaaataaagtaataatgcTTGGCACGtacaaaacaatataattttttaaaattggcGCAAAGCCGCAAAGTATGAATGTAATTAAATAAGAAACTTTTATATGGTGCCAttgcaaattaaagtattataaattaagggaaaattatatttgaagttgtatctttctttttttttttttttcttgaatactTAATAAATACATCTATTATAAAGAGTGAATTATAATACAGCAACAAACAAGTTGATCAAAAATTTtgtgaataaatataaaataataaatacctattaataatattgatgAGACTTGGATATTTTGAAGAAGTACTATTGATTGAGTTTGGGATTTGAATATGCCAACAGCCCCAAGTATCATTGAGATTCACAGGATAATTAGATAAGGTACTGGATCTGACCCGGTGCGTCTAACCCATCTAAGTAGCCAAACAACAATCAGGAGCAGAGAACATGTGGAACAGTTACAAGTGCGAGCCCACACATTAAGAGCAACGCCTCATCAAAGATATGAGTTATGGATGACAACGTCACTTATTAGGAGGTTGTTGATATCATTATTGTAACCGTTATAGGTTTATAGTATAAAGGTTGACCTTGTGTAGCAAAAGGGAGACACGCTAGCAagctataatataatatttttcaatcgAATATGATAGATTTTGTTAATGGCTTAATTAAAATTACCGCTTTATAAATAACTAAAGAGAAACAAATAGAtcgaataataaattaaaaatggagtctataataaaaacatatttaaaagAGTAAAATTGGTACCTATTTcctcttattattaatttatgtaattgCATTTAAGATTAAAACATGTGTTTTAAaattatgcatgcatgcatgatagTTTCCCCTTCAAACTGGTTTGTTAGGTAAGTACTAAGTAGGACATAAGTTTACATACTAAAACATACCTTCCTTTGATTGTAAGAGACACGTGTAGGGCCCAGAGGAAACCTCCCCTGCTAAGCAAAAGTATTCAAGCTAAGGGCAGAAATATAATTGTGAGACGGCGTCGTTGAATTAGCAATATAATACAaacgtgtgtatatatgtacgcCCGTGGTGGGGCAATTTATACGTAACGTTACGTACAACTTCTttaaagaatgaaaaaaaaaaaaacaacttctTTAATGATTAAGGGTGACCAGAATAATGACCTACTCAAATTAAGACGGTTAATAAGTTATTCTCATTGTATgtctaatttaaaatattgtagtTATTAAATAACATTATCCAACTTGGTTGGGTTGTCCCTTTAttataaaagtttgaattaatCTCTTGTGATAAATTGTTGAGTACAATGATTGAAAAGGAGCTCTCTGTAAAACATGCGGTTTAATCATAGTTATTAATCTTGTCAAAATCAACTGCTTAGaatgaacatgaatttaaattaaaaaaaaaaaaaacaaggggaCATTATAATAATTTTGCTTATTGTTGAAAGTTTAAAGTATGTATTTTTAAAGTtgtgtcattttaacacttaaagtGTGTCATCAGTTCCACACTTGAAACAAGAGATCAAATCATTCACATTAATATTCGTACGTTACATtgtgttaattattaatttctttgatttgtaattttgtatcaTGAATCATGTGGAAGCTGGGCACTACACTGCAGTAGACAAATGAATTTTAGCTTAGAAATTACTGAAAATGACACAAATTAAACCATCCAGCTTTAAAGCTCCGATCCAAATCACCAACCCGCCTTAATAATTGagctccattatattatataaaacatTAATTAACACTAACTATCATATTAGCGTGTCCCGACCAGTCACCCCATCCAATACTTTACTCACTATAAATATACTGCTTATACCTTCCCATTCTTTCTCATACGGACCTCACaactttcttttctctctctaactctctctctctctcaaataTTTCACTTCCAACAGAGAATTATACAGAGATCAGAGATGGAGCCAAACAATTTGCCGGTGATAGCGAAGAAATTTTGGAGCATTGTGAGGGCGGCGCTTTTCATGTTGAAGCAAGGTATATGCAAGAGGAAGCTAATGCTTGATCTCAATCTAATGCTCAAGCGCGGAAAAATCGCCGGAAAAGCCGCAATTCACAACCTGATGTTACACCACggcaaccaccaccaccaccacctatCCGTCTTCTCCGCCGCGGCCGCCCACCGCCGCTCCTCCTACCCCGCCCTTCCTAACGAGTACGAGTTCAGCTGCAGCAACAGCCCCGCGTACTACAAGAAGAGCAAGCACCACGCGCTGCACTTCCCGTGCGCCCACGCGCCGCCCACCGACGACGACGGCGTCGTCACCGTCAACTCGCTCATGAAGGCCCTGGAGATGCACGCGCTGCAGAGCGAAACGGCGTCCCCTGCGTTGCCCGGTTTCGGGCGGACTCCGTTAGTGAGGCAGCTCAGGGTCACGGACTCGCCCTTCCCGTTGCGAGACTCCGAGGTCGACTGCCACGTGGACCAGGCGGCGGAGGAGTTCATTTCCAGGTTCTACAAAGGCTTGAGGGCTGCAAAGGAATTGAATATTTAGAGAGAGAAGTTAATTTTTGTTACGTGGGTTTGCATATTGCATGCAATAATACGGGCCGGGTTCTCGGGTGGGTCGggcttttttcctttttctttttcttcctgtAATGCAATGAAATTGTGAAGATTAGAATGGGAGATGTGAATAGTGCATgtcaatattatattgttgcatgTACAAATTACGAATATATggaaattagtttttttttttaaatacttcttcaaatatatataattaccattcTCCTAAtttattagaattataattgtatttattataaagcaagaaatatttttaacaaataaagaaaaagttaTGGCCTTGTGGAGTTGTGGGAGTAGTTACGTTCTTACCAGCCTTTTCTGGGAAATAGGGAAAGGAGCAATACAGACAGGCAGTCCCGACAAAAGTAAACTCATCGCCAACAACATTAAGTCAtt from Ipomoea triloba cultivar NCNSP0323 chromosome 6, ASM357664v1 includes:
- the LOC116022875 gene encoding uncharacterized protein LOC116022875; this translates as MEPNNLPVIAKKFWSIVRAALFMLKQGICKRKLMLDLNLMLKRGKIAGKAAIHGLIFHRGNHHHLSVFAAAAAAHRRSSDPPNEYEFSCSNSPAYKKSKHALHFPCAHAPPTDDDNGVVTVNSFMKALEMHALQSETASPALPGFGRTPLARQLRVTDSPFPVGDAEADCHVDEAADEFISRFYKDLRLQSN
- the LOC116023635 gene encoding uncharacterized protein LOC116023635; translation: MEPNNLPVIAKKFWSIVRAALFMLKQGICKRKLMLDLNLMLKRGKIAGKAAIHNLMLHHGNHHHHHLSVFSAAAAHRRSSYPALPNEYEFSCSNSPAYYKKSKHHALHFPCAHAPPTDDDGVVTVNSLMKALEMHALQSETASPALPGFGRTPLVRQLRVTDSPFPLRDSEVDCHVDQAAEEFISRFYKGLRAAKELNI